The nucleotide window cggTGGTTGGGAAGGCACCGTACCCGCCAGTGGGCAGCGGATAGTACACGAAGGCGGCTGTtgtcgccggcggcgccgcccacTCCGTCGAGGTCGCGCCGGTCGCGCCGTTCACTGCCGTCGTTGTGACCATCATCTGCGCAGGCCCCGCCGGCATCATGGGTGCCATATTCGGGAAGGGGAAGTTGAAGGGAGACACGAGAGCTTGAGAGTTAGCGTTGTTGCCCACCGCATCGCGCGGGCCGCCGTTGGTGTTCCCCCTCGTCGTCCCTGTCCCCGACCCCAGGGAGGAGCAGCTGTCGGATGAGCGCAGGGAGTCCAGCGGGGGGCTGAGAGCCATAGATGCAGGGGACAGCGCCGACATGGCCGCGGGCGCGCCTCCGCGTTGAGCGCCATTGGCGGCGCTACCGCCAGGGGTGGGAGGGCCAGGCAAAGGcgtgccggcagcgccaaAGCCACAGTCCGTGCGCGAGCTACAGCTCGCCGGGGTCACCGTGAAGAAGGCCGTCGATGGCGACGTGTTGACGGCCATGTGCCCATCCACGGCAGAGGCCGTGagtgcggtggtggccggcaCAGCGCTGCCTGCAGGAGCCATAAAAGGGAAGTACTGCGTCATCGGCATGGGcatcgcgctgccgctcggcATAGCGGCAGTCATCCCTATCGGGTTGAAGGGCATCTGAAGTGGCATGCCGTTGTTGCCAACAGCCGCGCCGGGGATGGAGCCGTTGTTCACGCCACGACGACCCTGCGAGCCACGACGAGAGCCaccactgcggcggctgcgatTATTATTGTCACGACGGTCGCGCTGcatcgagggcggcggcagcgtcgtgttgatggcggcgccggcatccCCAAGCGGCTGTGGGGTGGCGTGAGAGTCAGCGAGGCGGGCCTGAACACAGCGCCCCTGCAAAAAGCTGCCGTTGAGTCCGCGGATGCAGCTCGCCGCACTTTCCTCGCTGTAGTACAGAGCGAATCCGTAGGCCTTCGTCGGGGCATTGCGATTGTCAACGCACAGCTTTGCCGCCTCCACCCGCCCGAACTGCTGGCACAGCTGTCGGAAATCCTCCGAGTGGTAGGTCGGTGGCACACCAGAGATGTACACGTTGCGGCGGACGTTCTGATTCTTAACTTTGACGGGCTCTCCCGGCGGCGT belongs to Leishmania mexicana MHOM/GT/2001/U1103 complete genome, chromosome 23 and includes:
- a CDS encoding putative RNA-binding protein yields the protein MSTSPVSDTFRNNSTKEFSLSFGSHASGSQSESGISQRLDGTHNFATSSILSFDVLPATGVMADHKSQPPDPALTAAAAMKAASQPRSKKGGRSAGRSASTTTGGSLVIDQAPTPPGEPVKVKNQNVRRNVYISGVPPTYHSEDFRQLCQQFGRVEAAKLCVDNRNAPTKAYGFALYYSEESAASCIRGLNGSFLQGRCVQARLADSHATPQPLGDAGAAINTTLPPPSMQRDRRDNNNRSRRSGGSRRGSQGRRGVNNGSIPGAAVGNNGMPLQMPFNPIGMTAAMPSGSAMPMPMTQYFPFMAPAGSAVPATTALTASAVDGHMAVNTSPSTAFFTVTPASCSSRTDCGFGAAGTPLPGPPTPGGSAANGAQRGGAPAAMSALSPASMALSPPLDSLRSSDSCSSLGSGTGTTRGNTNGGPRDAVGNNANSQALVSPFNFPFPNMAPMMPAGPAQMMVTTTAVNGATGATSTEWAAPPATTAAFVYYPLPTGGYGAFPTTAATANGVSAYPGSPSPSCLPVATATANPVANGSVPLTYFPMGAVPINGAAAGMPALPPYLPSGPVNTSNGGAEGFSGLPPNVVMMDNGMGLQLQMLH